A genomic stretch from Lathyrus oleraceus cultivar Zhongwan6 chromosome 2, CAAS_Psat_ZW6_1.0, whole genome shotgun sequence includes:
- the LOC127121183 gene encoding uncharacterized protein LOC127121183, with product MMSIIFIFMCLVASITGHRSDSMQSTVKELKVMNKTPIKSINTKFGYIVDCIDINKQPAFDHALLKNHKLQNKPSFFKKNRRNNSSTIATFGLHMDQCPTGTVPIKRTTSDDIFQEKLYLNNILTKEIPGKHVAEVTLVPATYYGVGGISSVYSIKVEKGQSSAAVMWVKSGSSDNKNYIGIGWHVAPELYNDDRTHFYVVWTTDNFKKTGCYNLQCSGFVQTSKNLLLGGHFDKTSIPNGEMIEIEISIFQDPKTKNWWVSYLHETLGYFPSSIFSNLNSASEVGWTGQTRTPVNAHSPPMGSGLYPDRNFDHASYFRHITYQDGSRKNQGPNKESTRIFSDAPNCYHVEYYGYQGSEFGHCLQLGGPGGNCGN from the exons ATGATGAGTATCATATTCATTTTCATGTGTTTGGTGGCTAGTATTACTGGCCATAGATCTGATAGTATGCAAAGTACAGTGAAAGAGCTCAAAGTTATGAATAAGACTCCGATCAAGAGTATAAAT ACAAAATTTGGCTACATTGTTGATTGTATTGATATTAATAAGCAACCGGCCTTTGATCATGCATTGCTTAAGAATCATAAATTGCAG AACAAACCCAGCTTTTTCAAGAAAAATAGGAGAAATAATTCATCAACTATAGCTACATTCGGGCTTCACATGGATCAATGTCCAACTGGAACTGTTCCGATTAAGAGAACAACATCAGATGACATATTTCAAGAAAAATTATATTTAAACAATATTTTGACTAAAGAGATTCCAGGTAAACAT GTTGCTGAAGTAACTCTCGTCCCTGCGACTTACTATGGAGTTGGTGGAATAAGTAGTGTATACAGTATAAAAGTTGAGAAAGGTCAATCAAGTGCAGCTGTGATGTGGGTTAAAAGTGGATCGTCAGATAACAAAAATTATATCGGTATTGGATGGCAT GTGGCCCCAGAATTATACAACGACGACCGAACTCATTTCTATGTAGTATGGACG ACAGATAATTTCAAGAAGACTGGATGTTACAATTTACAATGTTCGGGTTTTGTTCAAACTAGCAAGAATTTACTCCTTGGTGGACATTTTGATAAAACATCTATCCCAAATGGAGAGATGATTGAAATTGAAATCTCTATTTTTCAG GATCCTAAAACAAAAAATTGGTGGGTATCCTATTTACATGAGACGTTGGGTTATTTTCCATCATCTATATTCTCCAACTTGAACTCTGCTAGTGAAGTAGGGTGGACTGGTCAGACAAGAACTCCTGTGAATGCTCATAGTCCTCCCATGGGTTCTGGGTTATATCCTGATAGAAATTTTGATCATGCGAGTTATTTTAGACATATTACATATCAGGATGGCTCTAGAAAGAACCAAGGACCTAACAAAGAATCGACAAGAATATTTTCCGATGCACCTAATTGTTATCATGTTGAATACTATGGATATCAGGGAAGTGAATTTGGACATTGTCTCCAACTTGGAGGACCGGGGGGTAATTGTGGCAATTAA